gtaacaccaatattggtgccgtagtcaaagctgtcttgagattaTGAAAgttcgcttcacactcgtctgaccacctgaatggagcacccttctgggttaatctggtcaacggggctgccatggatgaaaacccctccacaaatcgacggtaatagcccgccaaacccaggaaactacggaactctgtagctgatgtgggtctaggccaagtttggactgccttaatcttcttaggatccacctgaataccctctgctgatataacgtgacccaagaaagcaactgaactcaaccaaaactcgcattttgagaacttagcatataactggctgtctttcagagtctgaagaacgatctgaagatattgctcatgcttctctcgactgtggagtagatcaagatatcatcaataaacacaaccacaaaggaatccaagtagggtttgaacacctagttcatcaaatccatgaatgctgctggggaatttgtcagcccaaatgacatcactagaaactcataatgcccaaaccgagtctgaaaagttatcttaggaacatcggatgccctaatcctcataTGATgttagccagatctcaaatcaatctttgaaaacaccttggcaccctgaagctgatcaaataaatcaccaatcctcggcaatggatatttattcttgatggtgactttgttcaaatgccgataatatatacacatcctcatcgatccatctttcttcttcacaaacaacacaggtgcaccccagggagagacactaggtctaatgaagcccttatcaagcaaatcttgcaacttctccttcaattctttcaactctggtggggccatgcgatatggcgtaATGggaataggctgagtgcccggagccaaatcaatgcagaaatcaatatccctgtcgggtggcatccccggcaggtctgcaggaaatacttctggaaactcacaaacaacttgcactgaatccatggaaggaacctccgcactagaatcgcgaatataagccaaataagctagacaccccttctcgaccatatgccgagccttcacacaagagataaccctgctggcagaatggccaagattccctctccactctaatcgaggcaacccatGCAAGGTtgaggtcaccatcttggcgtgacaatctaatatagcatgataaggcaacagccaatccatacccagtatgacatcaaaatcaactatgtcgagaagtagaagatctacacgagtctcaagactaccgatggtgaccacacacgaacgataaacatgatctacaataatagcatctcccactggtgtggacacatacacaggagcactcaaagaatcacggggcacaaccaaatagggagcaaaataggatgacacataggagtaagtagatcccggatcaaattaaactgaagtatctctactacaaactgaaacagtacctgtgataacaacgtcagatgactcagcctcagtcctggctgggaaagcataacaccggggctgggccccaccaccctgaactacgtccctgggacgacctctagctggctagtctccacctctaacggcctgacatccacctctaactgtctggcccctacctctggctgcctgacccctgcctctggctggctgagcatgtggtgcagcaactggtgccggaaccatggcacgagaactctaattTTGTGAGTTGcctgttgcccgagggcaaaatctggcaaagtgcctcggatcaccacaagtataatataACCTCGACTACTGTGATTgatgaccctgaaactgaccctgtcgacctgaataaccaccctgataactctggagtggaggtgcactaataggaactagtggtgcactgtaggctagctgatcaaaataatgcatctgagggccatgaccacctgagGCATCGTGGGAttcctggagcgctgaatgaaacgtcctgggaggatggcctctaccaaaagaactcctgcctctagatgaggtactgctgaactcaccggaatgacgaggcctcttgtcagacccctgacctccctgagtaagaaccatctcgactcgtctggcgacattagcagccgcctggaaaaaaatctcactcctagtcttcttagccatctgcaatctgataggctgagcaagtccaataataaacctcctcaccctctctctctctctctctctctctcggtgggaagtagaagaatgtcatgatgggccaaatccataaaacgggtctcatactgagtaacagtcatacttccctactagagacgctcaaactgacggcgacgctcctctctcaatgtgataggcagaaatttctccatgaagagctgagagaactggtcccacgtaagagcaggcgacctagctggtctggtcaacaagtaatctctccaccgtTTTTTGGCGGAACCAATCATCTGAAATACagtaaaatcgaccccattggtctctactatacccatgttccgtagaacctcgtgacagctatcaagatactcctggaGGGCCTCTGaaagagcaccactgaagtgaacaggaaagagcttggtaaacctgtccaatctccataatgcctcagaagacatagttgtgccatctccgacctgtgccgcaataaccggctgaactaatccaatTGGCtaagctgctggagcctgatactgaggaactatctgctccggagcgggagtggtaggagtctgggctcctcctccagacTGAGaaactgctggtgccatgggaaatgcgtcagtctgggccacactctccataaggcccaccaaacggaccaaagcgtcctgaagtactagggtagcaatgaacccctccggaacccgagctggtccgacaggaacagtctgggctggaacctcctcgtcaatctctatctgaggctccactgttggggctgctgctcgggccctaggctaagccctgcccctgcctcggcctctggcacggcctcggcctcgacctctgcctcgcataggagctgtcactggaggctctggctgctgctcagctgaggaagcggtacgtgttctcgccatctgcgagagaataagagtagaagagttcaatcagtattgagaaagcaaaatcgcacgacagagaagaataaaagtgaaacttgttcctaaacttcatagcctttggaagataagcacagacgtctctgtaccgatcctccagactctactaagcttgctcgtgaatcatgagacctagacaacctaatgctctgataccaactgtcacgactcgaaatttccTACCGatgggaccatgatggcgcctaacattttacttgccaggcaagccaacattagagaatcattaaaccaattccttattttcattcagtaaataacaataattaactaaaatgaaatataataagtgcgcaATATcaaaaattgtattaattactaccacccggatctggagtcacaattcacgagcattctagaatttttactacaagtaatagtctgaaagaaatataactatctgaatgaaagaaaatagtaggacataaaaagatagatggggacttcaaggtctgtgaacgccgacagatataacttgagtctccggacagcggaccaatagcaaatctcgatcaacctgagccggtatcaaaatctgcacagaaagtacagagtgcagcatcagtacaactgaccccatgtactggtaagtgtcgatcctaacctcgacgaaatagtgacgaggctaaggcaaggcatctacaaatcaacctgtacaatttaacagtgtatacgcaaataacaggaatgaagaactaaacaggaaatgtcgggagggaaaacatactgaggggaatacaagataaagaactacaacagaatgatcaccggagcagtaaatataccatgaatcaacaggaatagtgaatacaataagaaaaaatgtatgacatcacccttcatgcttttactctcaatctcaccataaaattaatagaaacggcatggaatcacccttcgtgcttttactctcatatcatggcacagcatcacccttcgtgcattaacactcacaatatggcatgacatcacccttcgtgcattaacattcacaatatgtcacggcatcacccttcgtgaattaacactcacaatatggcacggcatcacccttcgtgcattaacactctcccttaccataatgcaatgcataaataataacagggagatagaataacaagtacaaaccttacttcaacatttggttccataatatcaatctcaactttgaaataaaaactcagttatcaccagaaaattccgtaaacatgataagaacaataatttggacaacactagtataacatgtagcaatttggcataggaatgagacaatatcagaaaaatagagaaaacatgaaaaaataggtaaattggcggcgcataggtactcgttacctcacatatacgcctctcacatgaatttcacttagcaaataatctaagcttcctaattccctcaagtcagggttagacacaatacttaccacgctctgaaggccacttaattctcaatcacagctttttctttggaattcacctccaaaccactcgtatctattcaaaaatgacacaataatatcaaatattgctaaaggaatcaattatattgcataaattaaatttttcaatttttcctccaaaaagtcaaaaaatcgaccccgagcccgcatggtcaaaacccgaggttcggaccaaaatatttttatccattcacccccgagcccgaatatgtagttagttttggaatccgacctcaaattgaggtctaaatccccaaatttccgaaattcctattttctacgctaacccctaattctaccatgaaaattctagattttaggttaaaaattcaagaaatgtaatgggtaattgaaagaaaatattttagaatcacttaccaataatttggggaaggaataactcttgaaaaatcgcccctcaccgtttggtttttgagaaaaatgagtattttggcaaaaatcccgtttggATTCTGTCAAGTGCTGGGctacagtgttcatcgcgttcgcgagagcaatgtcgcgttcgcgaagtgtatgggctgccaagccttcgcattcgcgaagcagtgcttgcgttcgcgtaggctacccttccctggtcttcgcgttcatgagacattgctcgcattcgcgatgaagaaaaggctgactcccccccccccccccaagtgcctaacgctacgcgatgggcttgtcgcgttcgcgaagggtaacgcccccatcgcttcgcgttcgcgaagaagaaatcttcagctgcccagtttactcttcgcgttcgcgagagtaccttcgcgaacgcgaagaaggacaccggaacacagattctgcaaaaaaaaccagattttcaaaatccaaaacatcccgtggcctatccgaaactcacccgagccctcggggctccaaaccaaacatgcacacaagtctaaaaatatcatacgaacttgctcgcatgatcaaatcgctaaaataacacctagaactctagaTTTAGCActaattcaaatgaaattctcaagaacactttaaaactttaatttctcaactggacgtctgaatcatgtcaaaacaactccatttctcaccaaatttcacagacatatcttaaatatcataatgaacctgtaccgggctccgaaaccaaaaatacggacccgatactaacaatgccaaatatcaatcaattcttaaaaataaataatttctaaacttttaattttcatcaaaaattcataactcaagatagggacctccaaattcgattctgggcatacgcctaggtcccataattcgatacggacttactgggaccgtcaaagtacggatccgggcccgtttatcaaaaatattgaccgaaatcaactaaaattaacttttaaggcaaaattcttattttcattagttttcaacataaaagctttctgaaaacctgcccagactgtgcacgtaaatcgaggatggtaaaaattagatttttatggcttaagagcgcagattcgagttctaaaatataagatgatattttgggtcatcacaatttattaatgatttattatttctaatattaggaggAGTATTTTCAAAACTAGAATAATAGCACAATTATGCTAAataaaaaagttaaaaattttaaaaatatgagcaACTATATGGAATCACAAAAAATAAAGGTTAAGAAAtgagaatattatttaaatataaaaaagtaaTCTATCATTTTAACATAGTTAAGTTAGCATATAATCTCATCTAATAACAAAGTTCAACTTTAATGACATCACACACTATAAATCAAGTTTGTGGGTGACTTATTCTTTTTAAGATTACGAGGTATAAATGTTTTAGAAAAATTAGAATAATAATATAGCTAagtggaataaaataattaagaatgaaaaaaatATGAGAAATTATGTAAAAAAAACATGTGAAGTAAAGGTTGGGAAATgagaaataagaaagaaaaaataatgtaaaaaaaaaagaattttaaaagttagaaaaaataaaaagaaaaaaagaacaaaaataaaaagtaaattaaaaagaaaagaaaagaaattcaaaaaataaCCTGGTAATTACACCATATAATTACCCATAATTCTCGACCCCCTTGAGAATTGCATAGTGTAATTATGCACCCTCAATTACATTCAATTAGATGCggaccaagtaattacttggtgTCATACAAATATGTCAAAATTGTGTAATTACACACACCAAATCTAGTTATAGGGTGACTTTCCGGACATGCTCTAAGGAAATATCAAAGGACTTGATCATAACTCTGCATTTTTGCAAAGGAAAGTGGATTGAGATCTGGACCCAAAAAAAAACAAGATTGTGTCGCTTCTTTTCTTTAGAGGTGCAATATCCTAAAATTTCGGGTCTGTTCCTATAAGGTATGTAAACAAGGGCATAAATTAGGTAGGAAATAAAGATGTTTAATCATGTACTTAAATGGATATAAATACAATTCAACATCATAGATCAATGAGTTGTAGATTGTCTAGCCAATTGTGTCATTCAGTTATCACCTATAATCCTATATAGGAAAAATCCATTGGTCGATTAAGATTGTCATCTTTTTGAAATTAAAAACTAATAAACCTCAATTTCAAGacccaataaatatattttctatCGAgatatctttatatatatatatatatatatatatatatatatatatatatatatatatatatatatatatatatatagaatattACTTTTTCTTAGATAATTATTGAGATATTTACCGAAGAAATAGAAGCCCTCTTGAAACAAGCTATTCAAGAATAAATGAATTGTTTTATACTTCAAGAACAAgcataaaaaatattaattaattttgttttaatttattaaagAAGGAATCAATCGTCTTGGGTTCAAATATTCAAACTGTATTTCTTGCTATCGAAATCTAAAAAATTACATTCAAGCAGATTCCAAGAGAATGAAGTGAATCTTGGAATGCCTTGAGAAAGCAAGCAAATAACTAGCATGAGGAATGCTTACTACATTTGAAAGAAAGACAAAatccagatatatatatatatataatcatgagAAATTAAGAATGTTGGGTTGGTATCAAAATATATATTATCATGAGAATGTtggttttttttaatttataagaaTGTTGGGTTGGTACTGGAGAATGTGCTATAAAAGTTTTGTACCGTATTAGAACGTCCTTTGGTTTTATGAATAGCAATAACCGAAGAGTCGGATAAATATAATTCACTACCTACTTCAAAGTTCAAAAGGCAATGGACACTCAAcgatttaaaattaaattaattttaaatataagaTATATTACTCCTTTCGAAACAAATAAAAAAAGGTAAGAAATCACATAATAGAAGGAATACCTTTTTTCTCCGCGACAGATGCCTAAGCCATACCACTCATTTGCTGGTTTATGAATTATGCCTTACTTTCCTTTACTTCCATATTCAAAAAGAAGATAAAAAGTAAGACAAAAGAAAGCTAAAATAAGCAAGCTTTTGTACTGAAAAAATAAGCCTATCTTTAGTGACATCCAACTCTTATCTCCTTTTAAAGTTGCAAATATTGCATAATATTCGGGTATTAATTTTATGCCATTATTCAACCTAATCTCATTCAAGATTATATACTATTTATTTCTTGGTACAAGATTATATAAATATTTCTGCTTTGCTCGTAATCACATCATATAGAGAGGGGGACAGAGAGTGGTAACCTTCAATCATTCTTTTTTCCTTTGGAAGATATTTGAACTTCATGAAAATATGGCCAAATTGGTTAAAATCTTGGCTGGTTTGGTAATAGTGGCATTCGATGTCGTTGCTGGGATTCTTGGATATAAAGCAGAAGCATCTGAAAACCAGGTATATCAATCGATTAATTTAACAAAACCTTAACTTCAAATTAATTTGTTGAAATCCATTATTTAATCTTCTCTATTCATAATCGAGTCTAATTCATACAACTTCTAATGGTATCCGGTGAAGATTTTCGCTTCTTTTTTCAAAACTTGCCACTGGTTCTAAATTCCAAAGGTATGATATAATGGAAAATATCAGTGTAATAGACATTTTCCTAAAGATCAGGAAAAGGAAAGAGTGTCAGCATTTCAAACTCCTCCAGAAAGGTTTTCTTATGAGTTTAATAGCCTATTTGGCCCGACTTCTAAGATCcagagaagtatttttttttcttaaaagtgTACTTCTTGTAAGAAGTAGTTTGTgtgtttatttaattaatttaaaaattatttttaagcatttattagtgtttgaccaagtttttaaaaagtgtttttactatatttttctcaaaattgcTTTTCGAAAAAATGTTTTTGgtgaaaaactattttttttttgtttctcccAAATTGGTTCTGtttctactcaaaaatatttttgtttcttttaaaaacttggtcaaacactTAACATtgaaaaaaattctttttgaaaaaATGTTTTTTTCATTTGGAGAAGCTTGACCAACAGACTATAAATCTATAAATTGATGGTATAAACATATTCACATAATCATatcatttataggtaaatcttttaataagtagtagtagtaatcgataatatgataaaaatggaaGATGTGTGTCGGAAATTACACTTtgtcatttttttaaattatgtaTATATACCATAAAGTATTTGATTGGTTGAATTGGAGCAGGAAAAGCAGCAGACGCAGTGGTTGTTCGAGTCATGTAACAAGCCAAGCCATGAGGCATTTGTTTTTGGGTTAGCTGCAGCAACTCTGCTTGGAATAGCTCATGTTCTTGCCAACCTTCTCGGAGGCTGCAGTGTTTGTACTACTGACGATATTAGGAAAGCCACCCCTATCAAGCAATTATCAATTGCTTGTCTCGTTTTTACATGGTATGGTATCAAAAGAAATAGTTGGAGACCCGTTGGGCAAGTCTATAAATTTTGTCTTTTGATTTTCAGGATCATATTTGCAGTAGGATTGGGAATGCTGGTGGTAGGGACAAAAGCAAACCACAAGTCAAGAACTTCGTGTGGTTTTATACATCATAATTACCTATCCATTGGTGGAATTCTGTGTTTTGTTCATGCCCTCTTTTCTGTTGCATATTATGTCGCAGCTAGTCAAAATCTGGCCTAACTTATGAAGATAAGAGATTTTGAGCAGATGAAAGTTTTTGAGATGTTCTAGACCAATGGCATTTGCATATTATGTTGAACACCTAATTGTAACTGTGTTTTGCATCACACAAGGTTGACTAGTTTTGACTAAAATAAATTTAGGATAAAGGGTTAGTGTGGAACAGACAAGACAAGGAAGAGGCAGCACTGAGATCACAGAGCAAAGAGGAAGAGAAGTCTATAGAGCCAACACAAATCAGAGAGCATAACTCCAAATGGAAGCAACATGTGTAAGAGCTCATTTCACATGAGATAATTTACCTATAAACCAGAACAACTGAAGAACGCTAATGTCTGAAATTTCGCCCCCCATTCCTGTTCCCACTTGTTGTGAATCACACTGGACAATATAGGTTCTAGAAATTATGATTTTGGCTCTAATTGCACATGTTTTTTTTAGAATGGTGTTACAAATTTCATTGCACACCCAACTCTTGACCTTGTTGTACAGTTTGTATCATGGAATTGGCAATAGTAAGGTGTTTTATTCTCAAAATAATGCGAGAATTTGCATTAAAACAGAGCAAGAGTTGAGTCTTCAAAGTGTTTCGTGCACCCGCTTCCCATTTAAAACAGTTCTCCATCATTTGTGATAATTGGAAATTGATTTTCATATATCATAGATGGACTTGGCTTCCCCACATGTAAAAGTAAAATGCTCCTTATTTAATGAAGTTATCTTTTTTGAGAAATTTACTTTGGACTTTGAGTAGCAGAGAAAGGCATATCTGTCTTGAAAGTTAACATCTGTTTAAAATAGTCAAACATCCAAAATCTATTTAAGAATTGTTGTTTAACTTTAAAATTATTCTACTCAAGATAACTGGTGAGAGGTTCGTTGTATCTTAAATTAAGTTGTATGCACTaaccgtaaaaaaaaaaaaaaaatattatgcaATTAAGTAACTCAAGATAAATGTAGGTAAATGTTACATCCCAACCTTGGGGGTGTAGCCGGAACCCGGTGCCCGAGCGAATCACATCTGAAGTAATACTCTGAACATACAGAAGATTGAGCCAACAAGGCCGTGACATATCTAATCCATAGACAAAATGATAATAACCGTATAAGGCCCACAAAGCCACAGAATGACCAAAGAAGGCTATCTGATACTGACCAATAGAGAGGCCGGCAAGGCCAAACATGATAATAGGACATACAACCCAAGTCTATAAGTCTCTAAGATCATCATATAGGACAAGAAAGTCGGGACAGCCCCCCGCCCAATATACCCAAAATGCATATATACATGGATCTCATAGCATACCAACACACTACAGTAACTCCAAGAAGAATGGACTGCATCACACCACCGCTGATCTGGATATCCT
This sequence is a window from Nicotiana tomentosiformis chromosome 5, ASM39032v3, whole genome shotgun sequence. Protein-coding genes within it:
- the LOC104103002 gene encoding protein VASCULATURE COMPLEXITY AND CONNECTIVITY-like, with the translated sequence MAKLVKILAGLVIVAFDVVAGILGYKAEASENQEKQQTQWLFESCNKPSHEAFVFGLAAATLLGIAHVLANLLGGCSVCTTDDIRKATPIKQLSIACLVFTWIIFAVGLGMLVVGTKANHKSRTSCGFIHHNYLSIGGILCFVHALFSVAYYVAASQNLA